From a single Rhipicephalus sanguineus isolate Rsan-2018 unplaced genomic scaffold, BIME_Rsan_1.4 Seq758, whole genome shotgun sequence genomic region:
- the LOC119378274 gene encoding uncharacterized protein LOC119378274, producing the protein MPQQGSRDCGACINREGYLDVMPSNRKKATYWNPWRRRYMRLQDGTLSCLEHDKSTKPLVKMQLLGGQVDTLENHMIGIDDRKGHYVAVKCNSESDCRAWLEALQSHCQQDPQRSFVQPVERPLPCSKRVVIVDLGGCSIRAGVLMEQ; encoded by the exons ATGCCTCAGCAG GGTTCACGGGACTGCGGTGCATGCATCAATCGTGAAGGATACTTGGACGTAATGCCTTCCAATCGCAAGAAGGCCACCTACTGGAACCCCTGGAGGCGGCGCTACATGCGACTACAGGACGGAACACTCTCCTGCCTCGAG CATGACAAGTCAACAAAGCCACTGGTGAAGATGCAATTGCTTGGTGGTCAGGTTGACACCCTCGAGAACCACATGATTGGCATTGATGATCGG AAGGGGCACTATGTGGCAGTCAAGTGCAACTCTGAGTCCGACTGTCGTGCATGGCTAGAAGCCCTGCAGTCGCACTGCCAACAGGATCCCCAACGCAGCTTTGTGCAGCCCGTTGAGAGGCCCCTGCCCTGCAGCAAG CGTGTTGTGATAGTTGACCTGGGTGGATGCTCGATCCGGGCTGGAGTCCTCATGGAACAGC